From one Tetragenococcus osmophilus genomic stretch:
- a CDS encoding HAD family hydrolase produces the protein MPSFIFDFNGTLIRDSHVMEQSWRKFIQDLIGREVTSEEFDQIHGRTNHLVFEYFLGKKLTEAEGEKLTQQKEAVYRDLLLKSQQAKLIDGVADYLDFLKENKQPINIATVSPKVNVDFFFDLFHLEQWFDYDKVVYNDGTLKSKPEPDFYVQAALNLNASPDQMIVFEDSSLGLQGAHNAQAEHIIAMATDDNHEKLLQTGLIDFVIDDFTDPRIKNIIDFYDE, from the coding sequence ATGCCATCATTTATTTTTGACTTTAACGGAACACTAATTAGAGATTCACATGTTATGGAACAATCTTGGCGTAAATTTATTCAAGATCTTATTGGCCGAGAAGTTACTTCTGAAGAATTTGACCAAATTCATGGACGGACAAATCACTTAGTTTTTGAATATTTTTTAGGAAAAAAATTAACAGAGGCAGAAGGAGAAAAGTTAACCCAGCAAAAAGAAGCCGTTTATCGTGATCTATTGCTAAAAAGTCAACAGGCCAAATTAATCGATGGTGTAGCTGACTATCTTGATTTTCTAAAAGAAAATAAACAACCGATAAACATCGCAACGGTTTCACCTAAGGTTAACGTTGATTTCTTTTTTGATTTATTTCATTTGGAGCAATGGTTTGATTATGACAAGGTGGTTTATAACGATGGCACTTTAAAAAGTAAACCCGAACCTGATTTTTATGTTCAAGCCGCTCTAAATCTCAACGCTTCTCCTGATCAAATGATCGTTTTTGAGGACTCTTCTCTTGGTCTGCAAGGAGCTCATAACGCACAAGCCGAACACATCATTGCAATGGCAACCGATGATAATCACGAAAAACTACTTCAAACAGGTTTAATTGACTTTGTTATCGACGATTTTACGGATCCTCGGATTAAAAACATTATAGATTTTTACGATGAATAA
- a CDS encoding ROK family protein: MSKNPIRDKNISMIKKLLFKNRSLFASDLVDYTNLSIVTINSLLKELVQNRFVYAQYEVQREFGRPATKYHFNYDRLKFLLISIVASHGDLFIYSYIVNLEQNVQQKTCDRFFPCTTEVFQQILSKQLAKEANIQKIAISIPGKVDEGIIKSSWYENFDQWPIDELIKSVTDIPYDVQNDVHLLTIGHCILENLSSEGPFVGIYFPPKSMPGISIFMKNTLIEGNHSLAGEAKYFPTFIDNGVPEDDIALLKRTVELVSFYNVALAPSTFILSIPNSIEKQLLEELNNSFSFTSHPNDCEVQFVKNFEKSILYGLQWLLFRFTPYDLTKG; encoded by the coding sequence TTGAGTAAAAATCCTATTCGCGATAAAAATATTTCAATGATAAAAAAACTTCTTTTTAAAAATCGTAGCCTTTTTGCTTCTGATCTCGTTGATTATACCAATTTGAGTATCGTAACGATTAATTCGCTTTTAAAAGAACTCGTACAAAATCGCTTTGTCTATGCGCAATATGAAGTACAAAGAGAATTTGGACGTCCTGCTACAAAATATCATTTTAATTATGACCGATTAAAATTTTTACTAATTTCCATTGTAGCAAGTCATGGAGATTTATTTATCTATTCGTATATTGTTAATTTAGAACAAAATGTACAACAGAAGACTTGTGACCGTTTTTTTCCATGTACAACCGAAGTATTTCAACAAATTTTGTCAAAGCAATTAGCTAAAGAAGCTAATATACAAAAAATTGCTATTTCTATACCAGGTAAAGTTGATGAAGGGATTATAAAATCTAGCTGGTATGAAAATTTTGACCAATGGCCGATTGATGAATTGATAAAATCGGTTACCGATATTCCTTATGATGTTCAAAATGATGTCCATTTATTGACGATTGGACACTGTATTTTGGAAAATTTGTCTTCTGAAGGTCCTTTTGTTGGTATTTATTTTCCACCTAAGAGTATGCCGGGTATTTCAATCTTTATGAAAAATACTTTAATTGAAGGAAATCATTCCTTGGCTGGTGAAGCAAAATATTTTCCTACTTTTATTGATAATGGGGTTCCTGAAGATGATATAGCTTTACTGAAACGAACAGTGGAATTAGTTTCATTTTATAATGTTGCACTAGCACCAAGCACATTTATTTTGTCTATACCAAATTCTATTGAAAAACAACTTCTAGAAGAGTTGAATAACAGTTTTTCATTTACTTCTCATCCTAACGATTGTGAAGTACAATTTGTAAAAAATTTCGAAAAAAGTATCTTATACGGCTTACAGTGGCTTTTATTTCGCTTTACACCTTATGATTTAACGAAAGGATGA
- a CDS encoding MBL fold metallo-hydrolase, whose product MAHYICATCGAQYFLSNGYPENCKICDDQRQYVPASGQKWTTLEEMQQCQKFTNEIEYKEEGVYGITTKPKFAIGQTAYLIQSKGFNILWDCITYLDDITIENIKEKGGLDAIALSHPHYYSTQVEWAEVFDVPIYIHENDRKWVTRPSDKIRFWSGDSLELSEELSLHCIGGHFKGGTILHWKNNNGGILFTGDIIQIVVDQQWVSFMYSYPNLIPLPAEKVQSMAKYTNRLSFHRLYNAFDKVIKENADDSVQKSAERYIKALRGELFDT is encoded by the coding sequence ATGGCACACTATATTTGCGCTACTTGCGGGGCTCAGTATTTTCTATCTAATGGCTATCCAGAAAATTGTAAAATTTGTGACGATCAAAGACAATACGTACCGGCTTCAGGACAAAAGTGGACGACATTGGAAGAAATGCAACAATGCCAAAAGTTTACTAATGAAATCGAATATAAAGAAGAAGGTGTCTATGGGATAACAACGAAGCCTAAGTTTGCGATTGGGCAAACGGCCTACCTCATTCAAAGCAAGGGCTTTAATATTTTGTGGGATTGTATTACCTACTTAGATGATATAACGATTGAAAACATCAAAGAAAAAGGTGGCTTAGATGCCATCGCTCTTTCTCATCCTCATTACTATTCTACCCAAGTGGAGTGGGCCGAGGTCTTTGATGTTCCCATTTACATTCATGAAAATGACCGAAAGTGGGTCACACGTCCGAGTGATAAAATAAGATTTTGGTCAGGAGATTCGCTAGAACTTTCCGAAGAACTTTCTTTACATTGTATAGGCGGGCATTTTAAAGGTGGAACTATCCTACATTGGAAAAATAACAATGGTGGGATACTTTTTACGGGGGATATCATACAGATTGTAGTTGACCAGCAGTGGGTGAGTTTTATGTATAGTTACCCTAACTTGATTCCGTTACCGGCTGAAAAGGTGCAAAGCATGGCTAAATATACTAATAGACTATCATTTCATAGACTGTATAATGCCTTCGATAAAGTTATAAAAGAGAATGCGGACGACTCTGTTCAAAAATCTGCTGAGCGTTATATCAAAGCATTGCGCGGCGAACTTTTTGATACCTAA